In Mytilus edulis chromosome 13, xbMytEdul2.2, whole genome shotgun sequence, a single window of DNA contains:
- the LOC139500808 gene encoding uncharacterized protein — MGSLEGTFDTSLHEAVRFGDLDEVKVALQQGYDPNLIGLYQWSALHEAAHNGEVDILKCLLKNKGDPDRKDFLQGYTSLHYAAREDHVECLQLLLDGGGDYNITNNNGTSCLDIAKGQCLDLLQSLRAKDLMKLSLEDAKKITTVKKDIEDDLDLSISSSTDLSVFTDEEKPPAIGYIHLTFEYNSKKSSLRIRVWQITDLLLPPTNTSMIHSLFIKSYLMPDKKKDSKRKTEEVRVDSTEAHVKTKSSHLSVQHVYSPSTFKFTKPLEYDCIAKDIVKERSVQIELCLTQKYSKRSFLIGMFHMKLKDAVKKMVREKYPLIPCMNHTIPANMKVYCASELKITNSKKVFYSNPDVRNLSDALSDCSSRAASNPDMHEVNLEIESELSPVKLEMSEIQDYVSNEQKKQKEIEKQLLTKIPGLTDLNFDIAEDVQSGEGELLSRVVDITDYGDEREVERKSAFTSVLKSKLLPKKKTEVQNIASSQQHSIELDERLSPRFVEDWKYQNIKESEQNILETKINMPNKNVQIKEPVKAKEKDEGQSSRPETPTWDYYDLDLEPVEIAINDSSPTSDGAQPIYLPMDTTMGIKNQKGKMTKGRQKGHRKSAKRKDKPIPGKAVPQIIITDAENDKNENRKSQEFVTPRNITIEMEADKTPNRNKSNAQITVTADVHLPRTNIERSESTTIEIQDSDSFIIDLEDIDSITPSPKLDFSAKQSIPMQVFIDENYDSFDEASIEEIHHPYIVSKNNDLITEV; from the exons GAGATCCTGACAGAAAAGATTTCCTACAGGGCTATACATCTCTACATTACGCTGCCAGAGAAGATCATGTGGAGTGTTTACAACTGTTGCTGGACGGGGGAGGAGATTACAATATAACTAATAACAATGGTACATCATGTTTGGATATAGCAAAGGGACAATGCTTAGATCTTCTACAATCATTAC GAGCTAAAGACTTAATGAAGTTATCTCTGGAAGATGCCAAGAAAATAACCACAGTGAAGAAAGATATAGAAGATGACCTCGACCTTTCAATATCCAGTAGTACTGATCTCAGTGTATTTACAGATGAAGAAAAACCACCag caaTTGGATATATCCACCTGACATTTGAATACAACTCAAAGAAAAGTTCTTTGAGGATCAGAGTATGGCAAATTACAGACCTTCTTTTACCTCCAA CAAATACATCTATGATTCACTCTCTGTTTATCAAATCCTACCTCATGCCTGATAAGAAGAAAGATTCTAAAAGAAAAACAGAGGAGGTGAGGGTCGATTCAACAGAGGCACATGTGAAGACAAAAAGTTCACATCTTAGTGTACAGCATGTGTATTCACCGTCCACATTCAAATTCACTAAACCATTAGAGTATGATTGTATTGCAAAAGACATAGTTAAGGAGAGAAGTGTTCAAATTGAATTGTGTTTGACGCAGAAATATTCAAAACGAAGTTTTCTCATAGGCATGTTTCATATGAAGTTAAAAGATGCAGTTAAAAAGATGGTTAGAGAGAAATATCCACTTATTCCTTGTATGAATCATACAATCCCTGCCAATATGAAAGTTTACTGTGCTTCTGAGTTAAAAATAACTAATTCTAAAAAAGTTTTTTATAGCAATCCTGACGTTAGAAATCTATCCGATGCCTTGTCAGATTGTTCTAGTCGTGCAGCTAGCAATCCTGACATGCATGAAGTTAACTTGGAAATTGAATCAGAATTGTCACCTGTAAAACTGGAGATGTCAGAAATTCAAGACTATGTTTCAAATGAACAGAAAAAGCAAAAAGAAATTGAGAAACAACTCCTTACAAAAATCCCTGGGTTGACTGATTTAAATTTTGACATCGCAGAGGATGTACAATCAGGAGAGGGAGAGCTTCTATCTAGAGTTGTCGATATAACAGATTATGGAGATGAAAGGGAGGTTGAGAGAAAATCTGCCTTTACCTCAGTTTTAAAATCTAAACTTTTACCAAAAAAGAAAACTgaagtacaaaatatagctaGCTCACAGCAACATAGTATAGAACTTGATGAACGGTTATCTCCAAGATTTGTTGAAGATtggaaatatcaaaatatcaaggAGTCAGAACAAAACATTCTTGAGACTAAGATTAATATGCCAAATAAAAATGTCCAGATTAAAGAGCCTGTAAAAGCTAAAGAAAAGGATGAAGGTCAGAGCTCTCGACCTGAAACTCCAACATGGGATTATTATGATTTAGACTTGGAACCAGTTGAAATTGCTATAAATGACTCATCTCCAACTTCTGATGGAGCTCAACCTATTTATCTACCCATGGATACAACCATGGGAATTAAAAATCAGAAAGGTAAAATGACCAAAGGTCGACAGAAAGGTCACCGTAAGAGTGCAAAACGAAAAGACAAACCAATACCTGGAAAAGCTGTTCCACAGATCATAATAACTGATgctgaaaatgataaaaatgaaaataggaAATCCCAGGAATTTGTTACACCAAGAAACATAACAATTGAAATGGAAGCTGACAAAACGCCAAACCGAAATAAATCAAATGCTCAAATAACAGTAACTGCTGATGTTCACTTGCCAAGAACAAATATTGAGAGAAGTGAAAGTACAACGATAGAGATACAAGATTCAGATTCTTTTATCATTGACTTAGAAGACATAGATTCCATAACGCCATCTCCAAAACTAGATTTCTCAGCAAAACAATCTATTCCTATGCAAGTTTTTATTGATGAAAATTATGATAGTTTTGACGAGGCCAGTATAGAAGAAATTCATCACCCTTATATTGTGtctaaaaataatgatttaattaCAGAAGTGTAA